The Microcella flavibacter DNA segment GACCCCCGCCCACGAGACCCCCGCCCACGAGACCCCCGCCCACGAGCCCGCCGCCGTCGCCGCGTCCGCCGCCACCGCGGCCGCAGCCGCACCCGCCGCGCCCACGCCGACCGCCGATGCGTCGCCGCAGGTCGTCTACGTGCCCGCCCCGACCCCGCCCCGCAAGAAGGGCAACCGCGGCATGGGCGTGGGCATCGCGCTCGCGGCGACCCCGGTCTTCGCGGTCGTGTACGCGGCCTTCGCCCTGCTGTTCGTGGCGATCGCGGGCGGCGGCATCGTCGCGAGCGAGGCCGTCGACTTCTTCCTCACGCCCAGCTACTACCTGCCGATCGTCGCGTTCGCGCTCTTCTACGTGCTGCTCGCGCTCATCGTCAACCGCGCGGGCTGGTGGGCGCACGTGCTCGGCGGGTTCATCGTCGCCGCGCTCGTCTACCTGGTCTTCATCGGGTCGTCGCTGCTGACGGCCAACGCGCTCGGGGCCCCCGCCGCGCAGGTGCAGCTGTTCATCACCCAGCAGCTCGTGAACCCCATCGGCTGGGCGGCCGCGATCGCCGCGCGTGAGGTGCCGATCTGGGTGGGCGGGCTCGTCGCGAAGCGGGGCCGCACCGTGAAGACCCGCAACGTCGAGGCGCGCGAGGCTTACGAGCGCGAGCTCGCCGAATCGCGCGCCGCGCGCCCCGCGGCCTGACCTGCCCTGCGGTGTGACCCGCACTGCGACGTGACACGCGGCGACCTCGCGACGAGGCGACCGCGCGGTCGCGGCGCGGTCGTCGGGCGCCTACCGCGACTCCCCACGATCGCCGTTTGACCGCTCTGCCCGCGCCGCGTACTCTTGACCACGTGTGTGCGTGAGCGCGCGCCTGAGTCGTGCCACCGAGGTGGGGCGGGCAGCGCGGGCGAGAGCATCCACGATCGAGGGCCACGGGGCCGAGCAGCGCGAGAGCGCGACGCGCGGCCCGAGACGCCCCCACGGCATATCCGTCACCAGGGTCGAGCAGTCGACCACCGGCGGATTCGCGTGAGCCCGACCCGGTGAGAACCGCGCGTCGGGTTTGACCACACCGCAACCGCTGTCACCGTGCAGCACTGTCAAGGAGCAATTTTGCCCACAATTCAGCAGCTGGTCCGCAAGGGCCGCACGCCGAAGGTCGTCAAGACCAAGGCGCCGGCCCTCAAGGCCAACCCGCAGCAGCGCGGCGTGTGCACTCGCGTGTACACGACCACGCCCAAGAAGCCGAACTCGGCCCTCCGCAAGGTGGCCCGCGTCAAGCTCTCGAACGGTACCGAGGTCACGGCCTACATCCCCGGTGAGGGCCACAACCTGCAGGAGCACTCGATGGTGCTCGTCCGCGGCGGTCGTGTGAAGGACCTCCCCGGCGTGCGCTACAAGATCGTGCGCGGCGCGCTCGACACCCAGGCGGTCAAGAACCGTAAGCAAGCGCGCAGCCGCTACGGAGCGAAGATGGACAAGAAGTAATGCCTCGTAAAGGACCGGCCCCGAAGCGGCCCGTCGTCGCAGACCCCGTCTACGGCGCCCCGATCGTCAGCCAGCTCGTCAACAAGATCCTCCTCGATGGCAAGAAGGGTCTCGCCGAGCGCATCGTCTACGGCGCGCTCGAAGGCGTCTCGGCCAAGAACGGCCAGGATGCCGTCGTCACGCTGAAGAAGGCCCTCGACAACGTGCGCCCCACCCTCGAGGTGCGGTCGCGTCGTGTCGGTGGATCCACCTACCAGGTGCCCGTCGAGGTCAAGCCGCACCGCGCGAACACGCTCGCGCTGCGCTGGCTGACCAGCTACGCCAAGGCTCGTCGCGAGAAGACGATGACCGAGCGCCTCATGAACGAGATCCTCGACGCATCGAACGGCCTCGGCGCCGCGGTGAAGCGTCGCGAGGACACCCACAAGATGGCCGAGTCGAACAAGGCCTTCGCGCACTACCGCTGGTAACGACCAGCTCGCGAGCGGGGGCGGCGGGCCCCGCCCCTCGCCCCTGCTCGCACCCGCACTTTTTATCGAACCGGAGGAACCCCCTGTGGCACAGGACGTGCTGACCGACCTGAACAAGGTCCGCAACATCGGCATCATGGCGCACATCGACGCCGGCAAGACGACCACGACCGAGCGCATCCTGTTCTACACGGGCGTCAACCACAAGATCGGCGAGACGCACGACGGCGCCTCGACCATGGACTGGATGGCGCAGGAGCAGGAGCGCGGCATCACCATCACGTCAGCGGCGACGACGTGCTTCTGGAACAAGCACCAGATCAACATCATCGACACCCCCGGCCACGTCGACTTCACCGTCGAGGTCGAGCGCTCGCTGCGCGTTCTCGACGGCGCCGTCGCGGTGTTCGACGGCAAGGAGGGCGTCGAGCCCCAGTCCGAGACCGTCTGGCGCCAGGCCGACAAGTACGACGTGCCGCGCATCTGCTTCGTCAACAAGATGGACAAGCTCGGCGCCGACTTCTACTTCACCGTCGACACGATCATCAAGCGCCTCGGGGCGAAGCCGCTGGTCATCCAGCTTCCGATCGGCTTCGAGAGCTCCTTCGAGGGCGTCGTCGACCTCGTCGAGATGCGCGCGCTCACGTGGCGCGGCGATGCGAAGGGCGACGTCGCCATGGGTGCGAAGTACGAGATCGAGGAGATCCCGGCCGACCTCGTCGAGAAGGCCGCCGAGTACCGCACCGCGCTGCTCGAGGTCGTCGCCGAGACCGACGACGCGCTCATGGAGAAGTACTTCGGCGGTGAGGAGCTGACGGTCGCCGAGATCAAGGGCGCCATCCGCAAGCTCACGATCGCCTCCGAGATCTACCCCGTGCTCTGCGGCTCGGCGTTCAAGAACCGCGGCGTGCAGCCCATGCTCGACGCGGTCGTGGACTACCTGCCCAGCCCGCTCGAGGTGCCGCCGACGATCGCGCACGACCCGCGCGATGAGGAGAAGGAGATCGAGCGCCGTCCCGACGCCAGCGAGCCCTTCGCGGCCCTCGCGTTCAAGGTCGCCGTGCACCCGTTCTTCGGCCGCCTCACCTACGTGCGCGTCTACTCCGGCAAGATCGACTCCGGCGCCCAGGTCATCAACTCGACCAAGGGCAAGAAGGAGCGCATCGGCAAGATCTTCCAGATGCACGCCAACAAGGAGAACCCGGTCGACAGCGTCACCGCCGGTCACATCTACGCGGTCATCGGCCTCAAGGACACCACGACGGGCGACACGCTGTGCGACCCCAACGAGCAGGTCGTCCTCGAGTCCATGACCTTCCCCGAGCCCGTCATCGAGGTCGCCATCGAGCCGAAGACGAAGGCCGACCAGGAGAAGCTCGGCACGGCCATCCAGAAGCTGGCCGAGGAGGACCCGACGTTCCGCACGGAGCAGAACCAGGAGACCGGTCAGACGGTCATCAAGGGCATGGGCGAGCTGCACCTCGACATCCTGGTCGACCGCATGAAGCGCGAGTTCAACGTCGAGGCCAACGTCGGCAAGCCCCAGGTGGCCTACCGCGAGACGATCAAGAAGACGATCGAGAAGTTCGACTTCACCCACAAGAAGCAGACCGGTGGGTCGGGCCAGTTCGCGAAGATCCAGATCCGCCTCGAGCCCCTCGAGGTCACGCCCGAGACGAGCTACGAGTTCGTCAACGCCGTCACCGGTGGTCGCGTTCCGCGCGAGTACATCCCCTCGGTCGACGCGGGCATCCAGGACGCGATGCAGGTCGGCGTTCTCGCCGGCTTCCCGACGGTGGGCGTCAAGGCGTCGCTCCTCGACGGCGCGGCGCACGACGTCGACTCCTCGGAGATGGCGTTCAAGATCGCCGGCTCGATGGCCTACAAGGAGGCCGCTCGCAAGGCGACCCCCGTGCTCCTCGAGCCGCTCATGGCGGTCGAGGTGCGCACCCCCGAGGAGTACATGGGCGACGTCATCGGCGACCTGAACTCCCGTCGTGGGCAGATCCAGTCGATGGAGGATGCGACCGGCGTCAAGGTCGTCCGTGCCCTCGTCCCGCTGTCGGAGATGTTCGGCTACGTCGGAGACCTGCGGTCGAAGACCTCGGGCCGGGCCGTCTACTCGATGACCTTCGACAGCTACGCCGAGGTCCCGAAGGCCGTCGCCGACGAGATCGTCCAGAAGAGCAAGGGCGAGTAACCTCTCGCTCTGCGGTGCTCCCACGAGCATCGCTACGATGAACACACACCCAACAGCAGAGCGTCCGAGACCTTCGGATGCTGGCAACCGAGTCCTGAGGAGGACCCACAGTGGCTAAGGCCAAGTTCGAGCGGACCAAGCCGCACGTCAACATCGGAACGATCGGTCACGTCGACCACGGCAAGACCACGCTCACCGCCGCCATCTCGAAGGTGCTTGCCGACAAGTTCCCCTCGGCGACGAATGTGCAGCGTGACTTCGCGTCGATCGACTCGGCTCCCGAGGAGCGTCAGCGCGGCATCACGATCAACATCTCGCACGTCGAGTACGAGACGCCCAAGCGTCACTACGCTCACGTCGACGCCCCCGGCCACGCCGACTACATCAAGAACATGATCACCGGTGCCGCGCAGATGGACGGCGCGATCCTCGTGGTCGCGGCGACCGATGGCCCGATGGCCCAGACGCGCGAGCACGTGCTCCTCGCCAAGCAGGTCGGCGTGCCGTACCTGATGGTCGCCCTCAACAAGAGCGACATGGTCGACGACGAGGAGATCCTCGAGCTCGTCGAGATCGAGGTGCGCGAGCTCCTCTCGAGCCAGGGCTTCGACGGCGACAACGCCCCCGTCGTCCAGGTCTCGGGCCTCAAGGCGCTCGAGGGCGACGAGAAGTGGGTCCAGGCGATCCTCGACCTCATGGCCGCCGTCGACGAGTCGATCCCCGACCCGGTGCGCGACAAGGACAAGCCCTTCCTCATGCCGATCGAGGACGTCTTCACGATCACCGGTCGTGGAACCGTCGTCACGGGCCGCGCCGAGCGCGGCACCCTCGGCATCAACTCCGAGGTCGAGATCGTCGGCATCCGCCCGACGCAGAAGACCACGGTCACGGGTATCGAGATGTTCCACAAGCAGCTCGACGAGGCCTGGGCCGGCGAGAACTGCGGTCTGCTCCTCCGCGGCACCAAGCGCGAGGACGTCGAGCGCGGCCAGGTCGTCGTGAAGCCGGGTTCGGTGACCCCTCACACGAACTTCGAGGGCACCGCGTACATCCTCTCCAAGGACGAGGGTGGGCGT contains these protein-coding regions:
- the tuf gene encoding elongation factor Tu codes for the protein MAKAKFERTKPHVNIGTIGHVDHGKTTLTAAISKVLADKFPSATNVQRDFASIDSAPEERQRGITINISHVEYETPKRHYAHVDAPGHADYIKNMITGAAQMDGAILVVAATDGPMAQTREHVLLAKQVGVPYLMVALNKSDMVDDEEILELVEIEVRELLSSQGFDGDNAPVVQVSGLKALEGDEKWVQAILDLMAAVDESIPDPVRDKDKPFLMPIEDVFTITGRGTVVTGRAERGTLGINSEVEIVGIRPTQKTTVTGIEMFHKQLDEAWAGENCGLLLRGTKREDVERGQVVVKPGSVTPHTNFEGTAYILSKDEGGRHNPFYTNYRPQFYFRTTDVTGVISLPEGTEMVMPGDTTDMTVELIQPIAMEEGLGFAIREGGRTVGAGTVTKIIK
- the rpsL gene encoding 30S ribosomal protein S12, translating into MPTIQQLVRKGRTPKVVKTKAPALKANPQQRGVCTRVYTTTPKKPNSALRKVARVKLSNGTEVTAYIPGEGHNLQEHSMVLVRGGRVKDLPGVRYKIVRGALDTQAVKNRKQARSRYGAKMDKK
- the fusA gene encoding elongation factor G gives rise to the protein MAQDVLTDLNKVRNIGIMAHIDAGKTTTTERILFYTGVNHKIGETHDGASTMDWMAQEQERGITITSAATTCFWNKHQINIIDTPGHVDFTVEVERSLRVLDGAVAVFDGKEGVEPQSETVWRQADKYDVPRICFVNKMDKLGADFYFTVDTIIKRLGAKPLVIQLPIGFESSFEGVVDLVEMRALTWRGDAKGDVAMGAKYEIEEIPADLVEKAAEYRTALLEVVAETDDALMEKYFGGEELTVAEIKGAIRKLTIASEIYPVLCGSAFKNRGVQPMLDAVVDYLPSPLEVPPTIAHDPRDEEKEIERRPDASEPFAALAFKVAVHPFFGRLTYVRVYSGKIDSGAQVINSTKGKKERIGKIFQMHANKENPVDSVTAGHIYAVIGLKDTTTGDTLCDPNEQVVLESMTFPEPVIEVAIEPKTKADQEKLGTAIQKLAEEDPTFRTEQNQETGQTVIKGMGELHLDILVDRMKREFNVEANVGKPQVAYRETIKKTIEKFDFTHKKQTGGSGQFAKIQIRLEPLEVTPETSYEFVNAVTGGRVPREYIPSVDAGIQDAMQVGVLAGFPTVGVKASLLDGAAHDVDSSEMAFKIAGSMAYKEAARKATPVLLEPLMAVEVRTPEEYMGDVIGDLNSRRGQIQSMEDATGVKVVRALVPLSEMFGYVGDLRSKTSGRAVYSMTFDSYAEVPKAVADEIVQKSKGE
- the rpsG gene encoding 30S ribosomal protein S7, with the protein product MPRKGPAPKRPVVADPVYGAPIVSQLVNKILLDGKKGLAERIVYGALEGVSAKNGQDAVVTLKKALDNVRPTLEVRSRRVGGSTYQVPVEVKPHRANTLALRWLTSYAKARREKTMTERLMNEILDASNGLGAAVKRREDTHKMAESNKAFAHYRW